A window of Candidatus Cloacimonadota bacterium contains these coding sequences:
- a CDS encoding WbqC family protein: MKKIAILQSNYLPWKGYFHIIQKADHFVFLDSVQYTVRDWRNRNIIKTPHGLSWITVPTNGTQSMRIDEVMIDNSTSWQKKHLHTLQRN, translated from the coding sequence ATGAAAAAGATTGCAATTCTTCAATCGAATTATCTCCCATGGAAGGGATATTTCCATATCATTCAGAAGGCGGATCACTTCGTTTTTCTTGATTCTGTTCAATATACAGTTCGGGACTGGAGGAACAGGAATATCATCAAAACACCACATGGACTTTCATGGATTACCGTTCCTACAAATGGGACACAGTCGATGCGGATTGATGAAGTTATGATAGATAATTCTACCTCATGGCAGAAGAAACATTTGCATACACTTCAAAGGAATTA
- a CDS encoding NeuD/PglB/VioB family sugar acetyltransferase, whose product MRKKIIILGGLGNGSVITQAICDAQKRGNDEFEFAGYLNDRIDAGQSIEGFPVLGKLNEARAFLHSSCYFINTIYRIDGQEERIRLFQNLDIPESSLATFIHPTAYVAPNVVLEPGVVIMPNVSISPGVKIGLGSLIMPGTTIGHNSAIGKYCHLAAQSCISSFVTISEAVHIGLNATVRESVTIGEYSALGMGSVLLSDIPSHEIWAGNPAKFLRNPQ is encoded by the coding sequence ATGAGAAAAAAAATAATTATTCTTGGTGGTCTTGGTAACGGCTCTGTCATTACTCAAGCGATCTGTGATGCGCAAAAACGTGGTAATGACGAATTTGAATTTGCTGGATATTTGAATGACAGAATTGATGCTGGTCAATCTATAGAAGGATTTCCTGTTCTTGGCAAACTCAATGAAGCAAGGGCATTCCTCCATTCCAGCTGCTACTTTATTAATACGATCTACAGGATCGATGGCCAGGAAGAACGAATCAGACTATTTCAGAATTTAGATATTCCAGAATCCTCGCTGGCAACATTCATTCATCCCACTGCATATGTAGCACCAAATGTCGTTCTGGAGCCTGGTGTTGTCATCATGCCGAATGTGAGTATCTCACCAGGCGTGAAGATTGGTCTTGGCAGTCTTATTATGCCCGGAACTACAATCGGTCATAATTCAGCTATCGGAAAGTATTGTCATCTAGCAGCACAATCGTGTATAAGTTCATTTGTAACCATCTCAGAAGCAGTACATATTGGGCTAAACGCAACCGTACGTGAAAGTGTTACTATTGGTGAATATTCAGCTTTAGGAATGGGATCGGTTCTTCTCTCTGATATACCATCACATGAAATTTGGGCTGGTAATCCTGCAAAATTCCTGCGAAATCCACAATGA
- a CDS encoding glycosyltransferase family 2 protein, whose protein sequence is MPELSVVVPVYNDQEVLSELFNRLLPVLIKETTQFEIIFIDDGSSDDSFEILKKYHNQDNRIKILKFIRNYGQSNAITAGLEKAKGKIIVIMDSDLQDRPEDIPLLLTTLRNSNVKIVIAQQKKKYTNLIKTFISHLFFQFSNLVTNIQHPPNLGVFRAFYKEVYDTYIKPLDYCGTTLSQFYRLHLQYEIIPVVRDKRFSGKSGYDLKKMFQLVFDRILPHLRCFIVPSKRKPYYEIDAFIG, encoded by the coding sequence ATGCCTGAACTCTCTGTAGTCGTACCCGTATATAACGATCAGGAAGTACTGTCGGAACTCTTTAATAGATTACTTCCAGTTCTTATAAAGGAAACAACTCAATTCGAGATCATTTTTATTGATGATGGTAGTTCAGATGATTCTTTTGAGATTCTCAAAAAATATCATAATCAGGATAATAGAATTAAAATCCTTAAATTCATACGAAATTACGGTCAGTCTAATGCAATTACTGCAGGATTAGAAAAAGCAAAGGGCAAAATTATTGTAATCATGGACAGCGATCTTCAAGACAGACCCGAAGATATACCCTTGCTTCTAACCACTCTCCGCAATAGTAATGTGAAAATAGTCATTGCACAACAGAAAAAAAAGTATACAAATCTCATAAAGACCTTCATTTCCCATCTTTTCTTCCAGTTTTCAAACCTTGTCACAAATATACAGCATCCACCTAATCTTGGAGTGTTCCGAGCATTTTATAAAGAGGTATATGATACATATATCAAACCTTTAGATTATTGCGGGACAACGCTCAGTCAGTTTTACAGATTACATCTTCAATACGAGATCATACCTGTTGTACGTGATAAAAGATTTTCAGGCAAAAGCGGATATGATCTTAAGAAGATGTTTCAATTAGTATTCGATAGGATTCTCCCCCATCTGCGATGTTTTATAGTACCGTCAAAACGAAAACCATATTACGAGATAGATGCATTTATAGGATAA
- a CDS encoding flippase-like domain-containing protein, which yields MSLVSAKLRKSFPVIQLIISVVLLFFIVYKYHISFFKRFAQIPHPQWIFVSLFISLVLIPILAAIRWKIMLNFSGIREGIFQILKINFISIFWGIMLPSSDGFAAIRLYLIEKRHKATPGKAGSTVVVEKFLGFMLLCLIGIGFSFTVHLEKIVICRLLLIVMVLLIAGLFLLLANKFTYNTLTQKLKNAKRSEKVFSFIVSLHKSFTVLPFGKIIICTLPIMLLFQLITIVNVKILFSAYGLDIPILTHLALVPIIQIISLIPVTISGFGVREGAFVYFYQTIGVSPSIAMSVSIMNFLILTGVPALIGGIWSIISQISKKDVLKHA from the coding sequence ATGAGTCTAGTATCAGCAAAATTACGAAAGTCCTTTCCTGTAATACAACTCATCATCTCCGTTGTTCTTCTTTTCTTTATTGTTTACAAATATCATATCTCATTCTTCAAGCGTTTTGCTCAAATTCCTCATCCACAATGGATTTTTGTATCGCTTTTTATCAGCCTTGTTCTCATCCCAATTCTCGCTGCTATTCGTTGGAAGATCATGCTGAACTTTTCGGGAATTCGTGAAGGAATTTTTCAAATCCTGAAAATCAACTTTATCTCAATTTTCTGGGGCATCATGCTTCCTTCATCAGATGGCTTTGCTGCTATCAGATTGTATCTCATCGAAAAAAGACATAAAGCTACACCTGGCAAAGCTGGTAGTACTGTGGTCGTAGAAAAATTTCTCGGTTTCATGCTCCTTTGCCTGATCGGGATTGGTTTCAGTTTCACGGTTCATTTAGAGAAAATTGTTATTTGCCGACTTCTCCTCATAGTCATGGTGCTTCTTATTGCAGGATTATTCTTGCTCCTTGCCAACAAATTCACATATAACACATTAACCCAGAAATTGAAAAATGCCAAGCGCAGTGAGAAAGTATTCTCATTCATTGTCTCTCTGCACAAATCTTTTACAGTACTTCCTTTCGGAAAAATCATCATTTGCACCTTGCCGATAATGCTGTTATTCCAATTAATAACAATAGTTAATGTAAAAATACTCTTTAGCGCTTATGGATTAGACATCCCTATCCTAACCCACCTCGCACTGGTTCCCATTATTCAGATCATTTCATTAATACCTGTTACTATAAGTGGATTTGGTGTTCGTGAAGGTGCTTTCGTATATTTTTATCAGACAATCGGCGTGTCTCCATCCATAGCAATGAGTGTTTCGATCATGAATTTTTTGATCCTTACCGGAGTTCCTGCTTTGATTGGTGGAATCTGGAGTATCATCAGCCAGATAAGCAAGAAGGATGTGCTGAAACATGCCTGA